One Enterococcus silesiacus genomic window carries:
- a CDS encoding RNA helicase — translation MDKRDFVDNRLSDVIIKAVADLGYDTPTAVQQAVIPAVLDGKDVLVQSQTGSGKTASFGIPLCEKVEWTENKPQVLVLEPTRELAQQVQEDLINIGRYKRIKATAVYGKASYIKQKSELKQKSHIVVGTPGRVLDHVIKGSLPLEKINCLVIDEADEMLNMGFIDQVKEIIAALPKNKNTLLFSATMPKVIEQMSRSYLHEPTVIKIAATEKTTPKIQHAFLDVTETNKMAALEAVTIVENPDTCIIFGNTQEKVNDTYDFLVEAGYPVGKLHGGMMQEDRFEVMDAFRKGKFRYLVATDVAARGIDIENITHVINLDVPFEKESYIHRVGRTGRAGKEGFALTFVTPKEETLKKEIEHFADLSMTRITLPNAKLVARSKSAFEAKITTRQKPKHQKAKRLNEEITKVYFNGGKKKKLRALDFVGTISKIDGVASEDIGIITIQENVTYIDILNGKGQLVIQAMKERTIKGKQLKVHVARKK, via the coding sequence ATGGATAAAAGAGATTTTGTTGATAATAGGTTAAGTGACGTAATCATAAAGGCTGTAGCGGATTTAGGGTATGATACACCGACTGCAGTTCAACAGGCAGTTATTCCAGCTGTCTTAGATGGAAAAGATGTTTTAGTTCAGTCTCAGACTGGTAGTGGAAAAACTGCTAGTTTTGGTATCCCACTTTGTGAAAAAGTAGAATGGACTGAAAATAAGCCGCAAGTTCTTGTATTAGAACCTACCAGAGAACTAGCACAACAAGTCCAAGAAGATTTGATTAATATTGGGCGCTATAAACGAATCAAGGCAACTGCAGTGTATGGAAAAGCATCGTATATCAAACAAAAATCAGAATTAAAACAAAAAAGCCACATAGTAGTAGGGACACCAGGGCGAGTACTGGATCATGTCATCAAAGGGAGTCTTCCTCTTGAAAAAATCAATTGTTTAGTGATTGATGAAGCAGATGAAATGCTAAATATGGGTTTTATCGATCAAGTAAAAGAAATTATCGCAGCTCTACCCAAAAATAAGAATACCTTGTTATTCTCTGCGACGATGCCAAAAGTTATTGAGCAAATGAGTCGCTCGTATTTGCATGAACCAACAGTAATAAAAATCGCAGCTACAGAAAAAACAACGCCAAAAATTCAACATGCTTTTTTAGATGTCACTGAAACTAATAAAATGGCTGCTTTAGAAGCGGTGACGATTGTTGAAAATCCGGACACTTGCATTATTTTTGGGAATACACAAGAAAAAGTCAATGATACGTATGATTTCTTGGTTGAAGCAGGTTATCCTGTTGGCAAATTGCATGGTGGGATGATGCAAGAAGATCGTTTTGAAGTAATGGACGCTTTTAGAAAAGGAAAGTTTCGCTATCTTGTAGCAACAGACGTAGCAGCTCGTGGTATCGATATTGAAAATATCACGCACGTCATCAATTTAGATGTTCCGTTTGAAAAAGAAAGCTACATCCATCGTGTAGGTCGAACAGGTCGAGCTGGAAAAGAAGGGTTTGCTCTAACATTTGTCACACCGAAAGAAGAAACGCTAAAAAAAGAAATCGAACATTTTGCCGATCTGAGCATGACGCGAATCACATTGCCAAATGCCAAACTAGTTGCGAGAAGTAAGTCAGCATTTGAGGCAAAAATAACAACAAGACAAAAACCAAAACACCAAAAAGCTAAACGATTAAATGAAGAAATCACAAAAGTTTACTTCAATGGCGGTAAGAAAAAGAAATTACGAGCGCTTGATTTTGTTGGAACTATTTCCAAAATCGACGGTGTCGCTTCAGAGGACATCGGGATCATCACCATACAAGAGAACGTGACCTATATCGATATTTTAAATGGAAAAGGTCAACTTGTCATTCAAGCAATGAAAGAACGAACGATCAAAGGCAAGCAATTGAAAGTTCATGTTGCTAGAAAAAAATAA
- a CDS encoding fibronectin-binding protein, translating into MSFDGVFTHGMVSELSETLVSGRISKIHQPYENEIILVIRTKGKNHKLLLSAHPSYTRVQLTEIAYANPETPPNFVMMLRKFLEGAILEQIHQVNNDRVIHFTFTKRDELGDLQNIVLIVELMGRHSTIVLINKENGKILDAIKHIGSSQNSYRSLLPGAEYIDPPKQEQENPFSANNEKVFELLSKAIELNGSYLQKNFQGLGKDTADELAFQLNERPNEKMLVWQSFWTAIEAKTNPTLTITEKKEYFTPLPFASLEGKQEHFESLSQLLDAFYGGKAEKDRVKQQGGELIHKIENELKRNQSKVVKLQQTLADTEHAENYRRDGELLTTFMTQVPKGAEFVELPNYYEEDQLLKIKLNPALTPNQNAQKYFQKYQKLKNAVKVVHGQIEQANQEISYLESVLAQLEIAGPMDIEMIREELIEQEYVKKRGPKKQKQPKKSKPEEFYSSDGSLILVGRNNLQNDQLTLRTAKKTDIWLHAKDIPGSHVIIKDTDPSDNTLREAANLAAYYSKYRLSAQVPVDYVQVKHVHKPNGAKPGYVIYENQKTIYVTPDEQLLETLKRGRDKSV; encoded by the coding sequence ATGTCATTTGATGGCGTATTTACTCATGGAATGGTCTCAGAACTATCTGAAACCTTAGTCAGCGGCCGAATTTCAAAAATTCACCAGCCTTATGAAAATGAAATCATATTAGTTATCCGTACAAAAGGGAAAAATCATAAATTGCTCTTGTCAGCTCATCCAAGTTATACCCGAGTGCAACTGACGGAAATTGCCTATGCTAATCCTGAAACACCACCAAATTTTGTGATGATGCTACGCAAGTTTCTTGAAGGAGCAATTTTAGAGCAAATTCATCAAGTAAACAATGACCGCGTAATCCATTTTACTTTTACTAAAAGAGATGAATTAGGCGACTTACAAAATATTGTGCTGATCGTTGAATTGATGGGCAGACATAGTACGATCGTTTTAATAAACAAAGAAAATGGTAAAATTTTAGATGCTATCAAACATATTGGCAGTTCTCAAAACAGTTACCGTTCTTTACTACCAGGTGCTGAATATATTGACCCACCAAAACAAGAGCAAGAAAATCCTTTTTCAGCCAATAATGAAAAGGTTTTTGAGCTCCTTTCAAAAGCTATAGAACTGAACGGAAGCTATTTACAAAAGAACTTTCAAGGTCTAGGTAAAGATACTGCTGATGAATTGGCCTTCCAATTAAATGAGCGACCAAATGAGAAAATGCTGGTGTGGCAGTCTTTTTGGACTGCAATTGAAGCAAAGACCAATCCAACACTAACCATTACAGAGAAAAAAGAATATTTCACTCCACTCCCCTTTGCTTCTCTTGAAGGAAAACAAGAACACTTTGAGTCACTCAGTCAATTATTAGATGCCTTTTATGGTGGAAAAGCCGAAAAAGACCGTGTGAAACAGCAAGGAGGGGAATTGATTCATAAAATCGAAAATGAATTAAAACGAAACCAAAGCAAAGTTGTAAAACTTCAACAAACTTTAGCTGACACCGAGCATGCAGAAAACTACCGCCGTGATGGTGAGTTGCTCACTACTTTTATGACTCAGGTTCCAAAAGGAGCTGAATTTGTTGAGTTACCAAATTATTATGAAGAAGATCAGCTGCTAAAAATAAAATTAAACCCAGCACTGACTCCCAATCAAAATGCTCAAAAGTATTTCCAGAAGTATCAAAAGCTTAAAAATGCAGTCAAGGTTGTTCATGGCCAGATTGAACAAGCAAACCAGGAGATCAGCTACTTAGAATCGGTTTTAGCTCAGCTAGAAATTGCTGGTCCTATGGATATTGAAATGATTCGTGAGGAATTAATTGAACAAGAATATGTCAAAAAGCGAGGTCCTAAAAAGCAAAAACAACCGAAAAAAAGCAAACCAGAAGAATTTTATTCTAGCGATGGCAGCTTGATTCTTGTCGGGCGTAATAACTTGCAAAATGACCAACTCACTCTTAGAACAGCGAAAAAAACAGATATCTGGCTACATGCAAAAGATATCCCCGGTTCTCATGTGATTATCAAAGATACCGATCCATCTGACAATACCTTACGAGAAGCAGCAAATCTTGCAGCTTATTATTCTAAATATCGATTATCCGCACAAGTCCCTGTTGATTACGTGCAAGTAAAGCATGTCCATAAACCAAATGGGGCAAAACCTGGCTACGTTATTTATGAAAATCAAAAAACGATTTATGTTACACCCGATGAACAATTATTGGAAACCTTAAAAAGAGGCCGAGACAAAAGCGTTTAG
- a CDS encoding PEP phosphonomutase, translating into MVKRLISASYSEVAKMTAEELKQSIKASEGRTILSENVVVASPQAGDISNAEVAAAFGADLILLNVFDCFNPVVQGIPGMSLEEVMTYWQHPEKNNINPIPILKKLVGRPIGVNLEPVDESSAMFSEKLTISNGRTSSKETIQKAEKMGVDFICLTGNPETGVTNLEIAKAVKVAKENFSGLIIAGKMHSAGSDEPVVSTEAVEAYAKAGADILLLPAVGTVQGFTEDDMKAAVAIAKKYDLLTMSAIGTSQESASKETIRQIALTNKICGVDIQHIGDAGYGGLAPVENIYEMSVAIRGMRHTINRMARSVNR; encoded by the coding sequence ATGGTAAAAAGATTAATCAGTGCGAGCTACAGTGAAGTAGCAAAAATGACAGCAGAAGAATTAAAACAGTCGATCAAGGCGAGTGAAGGGCGGACGATTTTGTCCGAAAATGTAGTCGTGGCTTCACCACAAGCAGGAGACATCAGCAATGCAGAAGTGGCTGCCGCTTTTGGAGCGGATTTGATTTTATTGAATGTGTTTGACTGTTTTAATCCAGTGGTACAAGGAATCCCCGGAATGTCCTTAGAAGAAGTTATGACCTATTGGCAGCATCCAGAAAAAAATAACATCAACCCAATTCCTATTTTAAAGAAGCTTGTAGGTCGTCCAATCGGTGTGAATTTAGAACCAGTAGATGAATCTTCAGCAATGTTTAGCGAAAAGCTAACAATCAGTAATGGCCGGACAAGTTCAAAAGAAACGATTCAAAAAGCGGAAAAAATGGGTGTGGATTTTATTTGTTTAACGGGAAATCCTGAGACCGGTGTGACTAATTTGGAAATTGCCAAAGCAGTCAAAGTCGCCAAAGAAAATTTCTCTGGCTTGATCATTGCTGGAAAAATGCACAGTGCTGGCTCCGATGAACCTGTTGTATCAACTGAAGCAGTAGAAGCATATGCCAAAGCGGGCGCGGATATTTTATTATTACCTGCTGTTGGAACCGTTCAGGGTTTTACTGAAGATGATATGAAAGCAGCTGTAGCAATTGCAAAAAAATACGATTTATTAACCATGTCTGCAATTGGCACAAGCCAAGAAAGTGCAAGTAAAGAGACGATTCGCCAAATTGCCTTAACCAATAAAATTTGTGGAGTAGACATTCAGCATATTGGCGATGCAGGTTATGGTGGATTAGCTCCTGTGGAAAATATTTATGAAATGTCTGTTGCGATTCGAGGAATGCGCCATACAATCAATCGAATGGCTCGTTCAGTCAATCGATAA
- a CDS encoding 5-methyltetrahydropteroyltriglutamate--homocysteine methyltransferase (catalyzes the formation of tetrahydropteroyl-L-glutamate and methionine from L-homocysteine and 5-methyltetrahydropteroyltri-L-glutamate) produces MLNSNKEIPFRYDIVGSFLRPDSLKKARSAFANGRISKEELTTIEDQEIIDLIEKQKAAGLHAVTDGEFRRRWWHLDFIAGLNGITVYDFQTTAFGITTEAQGSYVSGPLSFSNDHPFLDHFRFTQKHASPTLAKQTIPGPNMIFLDSLILSKQYNEQPIYDSLELFKKDLITTYQDAIQAFYNAGCRYLQLDDTSWGGLFDDRFREMIKTNGLDADQLLEDFQEVTEKALANKPDDLAVTFHFCKGNFQSHWLYNGSYEKIAKNLFSIKAFDGFFLEYDDERSGGFEPLKELKDQRIVLGLVTTKHGHLEDISDIKIRINEASKFIPLDQICLSPQCGFASTHEGNHLTEAEQWEKIELVKTIAEAIWQDA; encoded by the coding sequence ATGCTTAACAGTAACAAAGAAATCCCTTTTCGCTATGATATCGTCGGAAGTTTTTTACGTCCAGATTCTTTGAAAAAGGCTCGTAGTGCTTTTGCAAATGGTCGTATTTCCAAAGAAGAATTAACAACCATTGAAGATCAAGAAATCATTGACTTAATTGAAAAACAAAAAGCAGCTGGGCTTCACGCAGTAACCGATGGTGAATTTCGTCGTCGTTGGTGGCATTTAGACTTTATTGCAGGTTTAAATGGAATCACTGTTTATGACTTTCAAACAACTGCCTTTGGCATCACAACTGAAGCGCAAGGAAGCTATGTCAGCGGACCGCTATCTTTTTCAAATGACCATCCATTTCTTGATCATTTTCGGTTCACCCAAAAACATGCGTCACCTACTTTAGCGAAACAAACAATCCCTGGACCGAATATGATTTTCTTGGATTCACTGATTTTGTCAAAACAATACAATGAACAACCGATTTATGACTCTTTAGAACTATTCAAAAAGGACTTGATCACAACCTACCAAGATGCAATCCAAGCTTTTTACAACGCTGGCTGTCGCTACTTGCAATTGGATGATACAAGTTGGGGCGGATTATTCGATGACAGATTCCGCGAGATGATCAAAACAAATGGCTTGGATGCCGATCAGCTCCTAGAAGACTTTCAAGAAGTGACAGAAAAAGCTTTAGCAAATAAACCAGATGATCTTGCTGTGACCTTCCATTTCTGTAAAGGCAACTTTCAGTCTCACTGGCTGTACAATGGTTCCTATGAAAAAATCGCCAAAAATTTGTTTTCGATTAAAGCCTTCGATGGCTTCTTCTTAGAATATGATGATGAACGTTCTGGCGGCTTTGAACCACTCAAGGAATTAAAGGATCAACGAATTGTTCTGGGATTAGTGACAACTAAACACGGTCATCTAGAAGATATCTCTGACATTAAAATCCGCATCAATGAAGCTAGCAAATTCATTCCATTGGATCAAATTTGCCTATCTCCTCAATGCGGATTTGCTTCAACCCATGAGGGCAATCACTTAACAGAAGCGGAACAATGGGAAAAAATCGAACTTGTAAAAACGATTGCTGAAGCAATTTGGCAAGACGCTTAA